The window GACAGGAGTCTCTTGTTTCACTTCATTTTCCCTTTCTTCTTGGCCAGTTCACCTTGCTCCCtcctttttatcttttattttaatttttttttttttacattttttaccaAGGTGGGGATGAAGGCAAGACTTGGGAGAGAAAAGGCATGCTATCCACTGGCCTCATGGCGATGTTGAGCGGCCCGGCTATATTCATAGGCATCGGGGTTGTGATCGCGACAGGGTGGGCGATATTCATAGGCGTGGTTGCCGGGATGTTCACGGAGGCGATGTTGACGGGCCCAGTGATGGTGACAGGGTGCTGGAGGCTGACTGGAGATGTGATGTTGACCGTGTTGGTGCTAATGTTCATTTGTGCGGCGATGGTGACGGGGTTGTTGTTGTTCGCATTGCCCCGATTCATCGCTGAAGTGATGGGGGCAGAGATGGTCACAGGCGTGGCTGAAGCAGAATTGCAGACTTCGTTACCGTCTGGAGAAACCCAAGAACAAGCATTTTACTTAGCTTTGCAGCATTtagcaaaagcaaaaacaaaataaacaccatTATCTTGTACTTTGCACAAATATTACAGCAATAGCGAGGATCAGCACTGGTCAGTGGTGCTCAACATGTACAGGTTGACAGATTTTATGACAACTGCAGCGGTATGGTGACCAACAAAATGAGTCTTGCTAATACATAAAGAGACTGGcatttaatactttttttttttttttttttttttttttaaagtccgcactcttgaaaaaaaaaaagagaagagcaTGAAACTTTAGGACAACACCTTAGATGGTTTGAGCTAGTTTCAAAAACCACATTTTTCTAAAAATGCTCTCCACTCGAAGCTCTGGCAAACTCACAGCCTGTACGATATTACTGCCTTTATCCCTTATTGCTTACAGTAATGCGAAGGCAATATGCAGGGATTGGTTTCCATCGTTTTTAAATGCACGGCCCTATGGTGCTGCTGTATTTGCTCCCAGTGTGTGACGAACCTTTGTTACAGGAGTTAAAGTTGGTCTGCCCGTGAGTCTTCAGATGACTGGTGATGTAGGCTGCGCTGAGCATCTTTCCGCAGATACTACAGGTGACTTTGCCTTCATGTCTAATCATGTGGGAACGGAGTCTGTCTTTGGTGGCGAAAGCAGAGGTACAGGCCTGGTGTCGCACAGCAGATGGGGTAAAAGGTCAGTGCAGTGAAATCACGatattaaaaatgatttaaaaaaacaaaacaagctgcaAAGTAGCCATTTTTCTCACCGTTACTTGACATTTAAACGGTCTTTCTGAGGAATGCACATGCTTCACATGGCAGCTCAAGTGGTCTGGCCTagataaaaatgacaacaaaaaacatGGTTAAAATTTAAAGACGATACATTTGAGTTCCATTAGATATAGATGAGACAATTTGTACTTCATTGTGTGGAGATTTATTTATAATATGGTTTCTGTAACCCAACAAAAAGCTACCAGTTGTAGGGCTGGTATAACGTCTGCTAACACTTTTAAAAGACTTCACCAAATTCATTTGACATTTATTTTGCTTGCGATTTAACCAAACCTATATGTTGTTACAATACATACAACAAGTGTTAATAATTTACTAAAGGCGCATCATGGACGTGCACAAGCATAAAGTGAAAAGCCTAACATGCATTACAAGTGCAGAAGTGTACGGATGTGCTCTGTTTACTTAGATAATGAGGGGATGGGCACAAAAAAAATCCCGAAAAATTCAGTCAATGGTAGTTAATTCTCCATGATCAATCGTGCGTAAATGTGTTTGACCTActtttgaacacacacacacaatgaaaagAGGACATTTTTGACATGATATTTGAATAAACTGACAGTTTGATTATTATTGCTGTGCTTAGTTCCTAACATCCTTGTTATTACACAtatatgaaaatgaaatgaatatgaAGTTCCAGGAATTTTCTTGATACTTCTTAACACAAGTCCTAATCTGAATTTGCATCTCTCTCTGAGGATTAGAAGAAGACCACGTATGGCACAACTGTTGTTCAACAAACAACAATAATCCATGGCTGTGCTGACTTGTGTTTCTGATAAGAACATGTACCTGTGCCAAAATATGATGTGTATATTTATAGGTATTAAAAACTGCCTTTAAGGGAAAACTATTATAACTGAGCATATAGAGAAGATCTATATTGCTCCTTTTGTTATAGAACTTTAAGCGGGGATTTGAGAACACTTAATATCTACTTACACCATGACTGTACTGATATACCTTGTCtattacacaataaaaaaacaaacaaaaaaaaaccactgaAAACTGATTAAGAAATTGCTGAAACTTGCCTTCTGTATTCCAAGTGTTCAAGCTTAAACTAAAGCTTcataatgtgtttttatgtcaAACTagctataaaaacaaacaaacatacatataaTTTGCAAAGTTCACAGGAAAACTGCTTGAGATTTACAGCGAAAGGCCAACATTCACAAACGTCTTCGTGGCACTGATCCTCCTCTGTCAGCATGTCAGTTCTAGTGAAGCTGTGAGCTGAATCATGTTAGAAGTGCCATAATGGAGTGAGCAAGGGCTACTGCTTTGGCAGCTGCTTCCAAACCGGAAAGTTTCATGCTGCTGGAgtcccttctttttttcttctttttttaaaaataaaatcagaggaGTCAAGTAGGATCTTCTCATGGGTGCCATGAACCggaataaagatttttttcttttccccttgCCCCACTGATGAGGAGAGCAGACTCCAGACAGTGCCTGTCTACAGATCCGGCTGAGTGGCAGTGACTCAGTGCCCTGTTACTCAGTCCTCATTCTCACTTTCCAGTATGCTGATGAATCGCTGCTCGACGTCACCAAGTTGGAGGCATGCCTGAGATTGCCCTACACAGCACAGTGCTAATGTTACCGCTTGGCCAGGGTAcactgctgatgtttttgtTGAAGCTGTGTATTGCGGCACACAgcttgctgtttttttgtttttaatgttatcaCGACTCTCTGCTAAGTCAATACTGATTTATGTACACATCAGGTTTAACAAACACTTGGCTTttaacaaaattttaaatgtatgtCACTATTAAACCTTCTTAAAGTCATTACTTCATGTTAAAAGTGTTGACCTAAACATTACCGCATGGTTCAGTGAATTCCCAGGGGAAAGAGTCTGTGACATGCTGGCGGGAACTGCAAAGTGACAAGTGACGCCTCCCCCTCCTTTGGTACTTCACTGGTGCTCTTCCATGTGCGACTTTTTAAACATGTGGTTGAAATGGTGTGGGGGGTCATTACAAGTACAAGTTTAAACTGCTAACCCCagcaataaacataaaaaaaaaaaaaaaaaaaaaaaaaaggccacgTTGGAGCAACACGGACACTAGATTGACATAATTATTTGCTCTATATCAAATCACAGTGCGGCTGACTATTCCAAACACCATGACGTGAATAATTCACTTACAAATGTACAAGCTGTTGGGTAACAGTTCAGTGTACCTTGGGTAAAGCATGAAATATGTAGAATCTAGCATTTGCATTCAAAACTAACTGCATGCATGAAAGATGGTAAAATTTAATACTTCAATCTATtaagcatgatttttttttcctttgcagcagccatttgtggactgccaaggACACACTCATAAAAGACtggttgttagaatgtatttatcattatttatttattgaaattCTGCATAGACAAGTCAGGACTTTTCCCTATGACCCCCGAATGCAATCACCAGAGGGTGAAATTACTTTTTGTCTCCCCTCCCATAAGAATAAATTAGCTCTCAGATGCACATTTCCTGTTTACAGTAGCCTTGTTAGTTGTTGATTAAAAGCACAGGAATAGAACAGAAGGGTTGTAAAAACAGCGCCATTTTTTCATCAGTTTACTATTTTCTTGTGCCACTCTGTATTATCAGTGTGGCTGACATTCTCACTGCCTACCAAACCCCTTGAAGGACTGATCACATGTACACACGAGGAGTGCTACTAGCTTCTTAGTGCACTCAGTTTCACAATTCCACAGACAACCTAAGTAAACTCATCCCAAACAAACTAGTGGCTAGTGCAACAACAAGGAGGGATTCCCAGTTACCCTGGAGAACACTTTGTCAGGTTTGTGGACAGGCCGATTAGCTTAGCTGGAGAACTCCAGTAAATAAAACCTAAAGCACTTCATTTCTTGCTCCATATTTGAGGGCTGTTCTTCGTCTAAAGTTGTCAATAAACTGACAGCTCCTGCTTTAGGAGACCAGctgtagtaaaaaaaacaatcaaacaaaaaaccccaagcaGCAAACTACTAAGTTGGCATTCTTCACATCTTCATATGGACATTTTCCATATGAAAGGCAAGACTTCACTTTGGTTTTGAACCAACAAACACTTCTTGTTGTTATCTCACACACTTTCATCACAGCAGAAATGCTCTTGCAGCTGCCAGTAGTTGATTATTGTAAGCTAATGGGTCCAAGCTACTGTGGTTTTATCTGCAAGTAAGCTTGAAGCCTGACAAAATGGATGCTTGTGGGAAACCAGCTGCCACAACAAGGTAAGGTTGTTTCAAACATCTTCGAGACCTCGGTGGCCATAACATGTTTTTAggacttcttgttcttcttatCAGtgcaaattattttttgtttggggtttttatcTCAAAATGACATTTAGACCATCTATTATCTGCATGGTGGTACTGTATAATAAAGAATGTTATGCCATTATCTAACAGAGACTAAAACTTCATCCAGCACCTCATGAACTAAATGATTGTAATTTAAAACAGTAATCTTATCTCCCTATGGAATTCCTGTGTCAGTCTGAATCCCTATGACAGACCTGTTTGGCAGGATATTGGAAAAACAAATTCACATTGGAGATGCTCAATGTggaaaattcatttttaactaGAGACATACTGAACAATTTAGGTGTAGAATTAACAAATACAGACAGGTGAGTAACTGAAGGGAAAAACTGACAGCAGCATTATCAGTCAATCTAGTGGAGTTGAACTATTGATGACTGTTGTACTAGTTTCCTTACAGATCAAAGGACAAAAACCTGATCCTTACCTGGAAAAGCCTTTTCCACACACAGAACATACGTAGGGCTTGTGGACACCCCCATCGTGAGAGCGAACATGGTAGGTCATGCGGTCCTTCCTTTTAAAGCGTTGCTGGCAGATGGGACACTCAAAAGGCTTCTCATCTGAATGGGACAGCTTGTGACGATTCAGGTGGTATACGTCGCGAAAGGCTTTGCCGCACATCTCACATCCATGGTTCTTCTTGACAGGTTTGGCAGGTTTCTTCGGGACATTTTGCTGCGGCACATTGCCCATTGCAGGTGATGTCATGATACTTGTGCCTGAGGAAACAGAGGTTGTTGCTGTGGAGAGGATGCCAGCTACTGTGGAGATGTAGGAAGAGTTGCCGTTGTTTTCTCGTGGCATGGTGCCGATCATGGGGACCATGGTGGGGGCTGTTTGGGCTGTCTTCTTTGGACGTGAAACCATCTTGATACCGGTGTGGCTGGACTCATGACGTCGCAGGTGGTAACTGTCGCGAAAGGCCTTGTTACAGTAGCCGCAGACAAAAGGGGTTTTGCCTTTGTGTTCTTTCTTTATCACAGGCACTGGAAGCCGCTGACCACCTCCGCTGGCGACATTGTCTTTGAGAAGCTCAGCAGCATTGGCAGGTGGCTTCTGGTCTATTTGGATAGGCAGGATAGGCTTCTGGTCAACTTGCTCAGCTCCTGCATTGAGAAGTGGTAGCAGGCTGTTCTGGGCCACCTGGTGCTGGTGGTGGAGGGCTTCATTGGCCTGCTGATGAATCAAACACAGAGGGTTTTTGGTTAAATGAAGACGAATACTATACTTCTACTTATAAAACAAAAGTAACAAGGTACTAAAGATAATACTAaagatttaataataataataataataataataataatgataacaacTGCGAGAGAAAAATAAAGTCGCCAtaatctaaagaaaaaaaaaaaacaaaaaacaaacttaatgACCAAGAAACAAAAAGCGTTGAAGCCAGGTGTTCCCTCACTGGAAACTGACAACTCAATAAACACAATATGTGTTAGTAATCTGTTACAGAATACAAAGCTGTGCTGGATGAAAAAGGATACCATCGTGACGGTGCTCACATTCATCATGTGACTGCAAAACAGGCATACCAAATAAGAGCCGTAGCAGAGCGCAGTTTAATTACCAAGAAGGCTCCTAAAGAGCAGGCCATCATCTCAGGTACCCAGCTGATTTGGGATAACCATACTTCTGCTCTATTGTGTAAGTAAAGGAGTTAAACGACAGGAAAATAAAGGGCAACAGACTAAATAAAACTTTACATCGGGAATAACTGCTTTGAGATTTTTTTGCACCCCCCCCCTGGGGATCTGCAAGTACAAACCAATGCCAGCTACTGCCGCAGCACAAATGGGATGAAATGGCTGGTTGTAATTACCAATAGCAACAAGATGCTAAGCTGGGGTTTCACTCATTAAGTAATCAAATTTCCTGACTAAATGGATCAGACACAATTTGAGTTTTGTACCATTGCTGTGACCAGCTAAAATCATCCATGACTGTTTGGGCGTACTTGGGGCAGAATGGAGATAGTGGAAGCTGTATGAAATCCGGCTgccttattttctttaaaaaataaataaataaacaaaaaaaatgacatcacAATAAATATCAATGGAGTTTAATTCAATtagttcagttaaaaaaaaaaaaaaaatctatcacaCTTCTCATAACAATTCATTCTTTTTCATATatccaaatatgaaaaaaaagaaaagaaacacagttaACACCGTTTTTTCAGCGACTGGACACACTCAGGACTACTCTGTCGATGTTGTCAACCACCAGCGAGAAAAGCAAGCTGAAATACTTGACCTTTCTCTTTGAGGTTCAATCATCCATCGAAGAAGGCTAGCCaagaaaaaagttgcaaaagagAAGACgggacagaaaagaaaaatgaacctCACAATGTCCTCCTTATGTCATCTAGCCTATTGTGAAAGACACAAATCTGAGCAGTGATGCACTCGGGCCTCAGCAGGGGATCTTTGTATGCTCATCTTCATTGATTTGGCTCATCTATTCATGGGACGGGGACATTGTTTATCCACACACTACTCAGCGAAACTAGCCGTCATTCCTACATATGCAATGGGACCTGGGAACTCGAGGAGAATGCCACCCATCCATTTGTCTGAGCACCTGCTTACACTTGCCACCTTCCAGGATTAGTCATCATCATGCCAATGCTAACCCGTCCGCTGGCACAACAGGGGTGGGGAGAGCTTTATGTTTGGGTTGGAGGGGGGAGGTGGGGTACTAGCAGTGAACCCCCCTTTGTGAAGCTTGTGAACAGCAGACGTAGCCAGTGTAGACAGCCTGGCCCTCTATGCAGAGGTGCAGGGCCTGTAAGCTGCTGTGCCTTCATGCAGCTCTGACCATTTTGACACAAATGCGCTCTGACAAGTGGGGCTGCTCCCtcataaataacatcaaaatgGAGGGAGTGTCCTGATGGCTCCATGGGCCACTGTAGGCTTGAATTGCGCTCACGGTCTGAGTTAGATTATGCGCTGTCTTTCTTTAGTCTTTTGTGCCACACTCTACAGCTGCTTGCCGAAATCTCAATTTTTCCATCACAGGCAAAAACTGATGACAGGGATGAAAAGAGGGgcagagaaagaaacaaaacttcTAATTACATAATTTGTTTTTCGAGTACATCTAATTTTTGAGGAGTTTTTTTCTAGGTCCTTCTTTCAAGTTCTGAATTTTTTTGGCTGCCGTCTAGTTTGCTTAGTGGGCAAACTTCTGAAATGTTGTCAAtcccctaattttttttttaatgatcccAAAAAGTTGTACTTCAGGGATTCATTTGGTTAAGGCGTATTTTTTCGTACAGATATTTGAGTTCTACTAAGAGTGAACAAACCTTTAAGGACATTCAACAGAGGCTAGTCTTCTAAACATCCAGAATGGGTGGCATTTAACACCCCTATAGCTAATAGGTGTGCTGTATTACAATGAGCAATCGCTGTGACATTGAGACAAATCACATGTCAAA of the Maylandia zebra isolate NMK-2024a linkage group LG10, Mzebra_GT3a, whole genome shotgun sequence genome contains:
- the vezf1a gene encoding vascular endothelial zinc finger 1, with product MEPSWSTFLFQQANEALHHQHQVAQNSLLPLLNAGAEQVDQKPILPIQIDQKPPANAAELLKDNVASGGGQRLPVPVIKKEHKGKTPFVCGYCNKAFRDSYHLRRHESSHTGIKMVSRPKKTAQTAPTMVPMIGTMPRENNGNSSYISTVAGILSTATTSVSSGTSIMTSPAMGNVPQQNVPKKPAKPVKKNHGCEMCGKAFRDVYHLNRHKLSHSDEKPFECPICQQRFKRKDRMTYHVRSHDGGVHKPYVCSVCGKGFSRPDHLSCHVKHVHSSERPFKCQVTACTSAFATKDRLRSHMIRHEGKVTCSICGKMLSAAYITSHLKTHGQTNFNSCNKDGNEVCNSASATPVTISAPITSAMNRGNANNNNPVTIAAQMNISTNTVNITSPVSLQHPVTITGPVNIASVNIPATTPMNIAHPVAITTPMPMNIAGPLNIAMRPVDSMPFLSQVLPSSPPW